The Lolium rigidum isolate FL_2022 chromosome 2, APGP_CSIRO_Lrig_0.1, whole genome shotgun sequence genomic interval GTTTACAGAATAGCAGCAGCATAAAAGTCCACAAAATACTTGTGTATATGTAGATAAGCTTCAATGAAATGGTGCAAATATAATAATGAATGCCAAAAAGATATGTTGACATATCTGGTTCCATTTGCCTAAGCCCTATTAAGCCTTATATTCACCTGAGCAATTGTTTGTTTCATATTTGGTAAGTAAAGCAGAGAGATTTGGGAGGTGGTGGTTTTCGCTCATAGGTGCATATGAACCTATTATTAAAAaagcataaaaataaaatttaaaaatgtcaaaaaagttTGAAATAAAATTCCgtttgtacatctagacattttatgttcgtacacaagttctcaggaaaagaaaattttatgtgggctgtgtaaaaaagacaaaaaatgttAGGTGTATAATCATGTtagagcatcaaaatttgtcttcttTACATGGGACACAAAAAATGTACTTTTTCCCCAAAAACTTGtctacgaacatagaatgtcctAGATGTACATGCGggattttatttcagatttttttgacattttgaaatgTGTTTTGACAAAACGGGCTCATATGCACCAGTGAGCCGAATTGGATTTCCCAGAGATTCGCAGCTTTTTGAACTAGGGAACATAGCTACATAAGATCAGTCAAAAATAACCAAGTTCACCTTGATGAGAGCCATATTTTCTGCTTCTTGCCTCTTGGCCAGGCCCTTCAGCTTACTCATCCCATCATACTCCGGATCCCCTTGTTTTACCCAGCTGATTTGCATCTTCAATCCAGGCCGACTAGGGCGATCCCGAAACATCTCGGGCTTCGCATACACAGCTTTAACAGGCCTGGGCATCCCGCCGATGATGAAAGGGAAATCATTCATCAAGTCAACAGCTGCCTTGGCCTGCGACTCATCGTCCAATTCCACCAATGCAGCAGCAGGGATATCATACGGGATCGTGTAGTTCACGATGAACTCCGTATTGACAACATTCGCGCACTGGGCAAGAGCAGCCTTGATAACCTGGCTAGTAACCTCAGGGGAGAGGTGATCGATATATATCGTCCTCTTGACCCTCGCCTCAAAATCAGCGTACTCCTCCTTAGCCTGTTGTTCAGATGCCGCCATAGGAGCGTGACTTCTGCGAGAATAACAGTATGTCACGACTGTGACTTAAAATGGCTAAGATTTCCTCGGAACAGGAAGGAGGGCATGCTTTGTGCAGGAAAAGCATCTACATGGTTTGCATTTATATAAAATAAAAAGGGGTGACAAACATAAAGATAACTGCCAACAATGAAAGAGAACTGTTGTCAGTGCAGGGTTGGTTTTCTCCTGAATATAGTCATTAGGTAGGAAAATGTGTCCAATTTCAAGGCACCACCCAAGAAAAGACCTCAGTTTAGGATTAGAGTTTAAGCCTTTAAGGTACACCCAAGATAAGCTGCGGCTGCTGGCTGCATCCGGGTCGCCAAACCAAGTTCCACTGGGTCAGCTCAGATCCATCTTGACCGCTGGACAAGAATAACCACAGATGGCAGGGGCAGATAATGCAAAACTGGTGGAAGTTATTCAGTGCATCTCCCAGTGGGCAATTGCTAGCAAGGAATACACAATACTAGAACCAAATTCCAGCCATCATGGCATAGTGATATTACGACCTGATTAACAGAGACACGAAACACTGGCGGAGTTATAAGTGAGGGGGGccgctgccccctcccctctcccaagcctatatatgttttgcttaattattttgtataatcttGGCTTAGATAGGGGAAAAAATGGGTAACACCCCACCCAGGGATCCTCGtctagctccgccactgcacAGAAAAGTGGTAAACTTTCATGAATTGACACTACCACGGTGAATGAAATCAGGGGCGGATCTCTAAGTCGGACATCTTGAAGGCGAGCGGGATTTAACCAAGGGCATCGCTGCTGGATGGAAAGCAAGCCCATACCTCGAAAATCCAATGGCCAAAGACTGCGGACGGGGTGAAGGCAGCAGGGACACGATTTCGTGATGACGGAGAAACTATTCGAAATTTAAATCAGCTTACTCCTCGGCCTGTTGGTTTGATGTCAAGCAGGTATAATAACGCTATGTTGCAACGGTGACTTAAAATGGCCAAGATTTCACTGTAGGAACGAAAACAGTGTGCATTTGTGCAGGAAAAGCATCTACAGGTTTTGAATTTATAAAAAGAGCAGGCAAACATGAAGAAAGTTCCAATGGTGGAGGGTTTTTTTTTTATAATCTCCTGAATCTTAGCTAGGAACAAGCATGAGTGTCAAGGCGTTGTCCAAGATGAGGGTCCTGTTTAGGACTAGCAGGGTTTAAGCACTACTATCTCCAAGACAAGATAGATAAGCAAACTGGTTCACCAATCCAAGTAATCACTGGGAGACAATTATATTTCTTTACAGCAATGGTATCTCCCTAGGAAGGATTAGCAGACACAACAACCCTGTAGCCGGATTCAAAATTTCGAGTCATCATGTCATCAACAAAGGAAACCAGATTAGCAGAGACATGATAGTTTTTCACTAATAATTAACAGCGCCACGGGGAAGCGAATATCAGAGGCGGATCGGCGAAATTCGCGGAGGCCAGTGAGATTTGGGTAATCGGTGGACGGAAGCAACCTGGCGCCCCTAAAACCGAAAGATTGCGGATGGGGTTCCTCACCTGAGTCCCGAGAAAGGCAGCCAGCAGGGTCGCGACGAGGAAGAACGGGGGCGGCGGTGGAAGGGCTGagctacggcggcggcggcggtacgCTGTAGGACAGAGAGAGTGCCTGGGAGGAGGTCGGGTTGGTTAAGGTAGCGTGAGAAAAATACTTATATACCGTCCAAATTTGTGATCCGGCAAGTGCCGTACGGTACGGAGTAATCATAATTTTGGGCAAGTTTCTTGACCGCAAATGTGCTTCCTGCCAATGCCACGCATAGGATGCTTCGATATTGTGAGTCTGGGATTAGTTTGAAGCAGCCCGGTCCATGGTACTATACAGAGAAAAAGGAGGAGCTGCAATAATAATGCAGAAACAGCCAAAAGAAGTGAAGACACCCATAAGACCACAAATCTAGTGAccattttttttaaaatctaaaATCAGGTTTAAAGTTTACAATATTGTGATGTTTTTTTCTCTTGATGTACACTCTGGATCTGAGAGCTACTCTAACAGATCCCGCAAAAATGCAAAACCTTAAATAACCGTTTTTTTCTTACAGTTTTTGCCTGAAAAAACGACCCGAGCAAGTCTCATATTATTTTTCTTCAAAACATTAAATGAATTTGATGTGCGGCATAGAATTCCCTCCGAGAACCTCATATCCTAGTTTTCGCGAGCGAACTGGTGCACGGCCCTTTTCCCCTCGAAACCCTTGGCGTGTTGAATATTCAGCTCTCCGGCTCCTCCATTCGCCACCGCTCCCGCCCAAGCTTTCCACCGTCCCTTCATGTTCGCGGCGCCCGCCGCATTGGTTTGCAGGTTTTGGACCGCGAGTGCCGCAGATCCGCTTCGAGGGGGAATCGAGCGAGGTCGCGCCCGCCATGGACACCGCGTCTCCGATGGTGTAGACAGAGCGGTAGTCACAGCCCTTCCCTCGATTCGTTGGAATCATCTCTGACTCGCTCTGTTTTTCTTCGATGGCTCGTCGTCTCAGATCTTGAAGAATTTCTCTTTGACGATGACATCGAGCAAATGATTGTACTACTCGCGGTGAAAGAGCTGGAGGATCACAAGAAGAAGCCCCGAGGATCCAAGGTTGGCCATCGCTGCATCACGCGGAACCGCGCGCTTGGGCACGATATGCTCATGCGCAACTAGTCCACCGAGGTACCTATCTACTCGCCCAATCTCTTTTGATGGTGATACTGAATGCATAGGGAACTATCTGTGAAAATAGTTGAAGCTTGCGAGGCCAACTACTGATTTTTCACCCACCAGAGGAACGTGGGGGGCTGATTGGTTTCATCCCATATCGAAAGATCTCGACAACTATGCGAATGATCGCCTATGGCATTTCGGCGAACTACACCATGAAGATCAGTGATCCCACAATAGTTCTACAAGCGGTGGCTTGATAAGACTTAGTTGAGGGTTCAAAAGAATTGGTTGAAGCGAAGCTAGCTCTTAGATGAGCGAGGATACCAATCGAGACGGTCCCTGAATTCCCCCATCCAATTAAAGACAAACCAATAGTTTATAGTCGATACAAAGAAAAAGATACTAGGGGTAAAAAAGTTATTAGATAGCGAAACCAAGTAAGTTTAACGCTATCTAGTAGATTTATAATTGTTTCTTTAGTCTCCGGGTTCTCTCAATGACATCACTATCTGGCAGATGTCTCATATTTTTGCAAGGCTTGCTCTGGCTTGCAAATACACAATGAATGGGCACAACTATTGTTCCTCCAAATTTAATTCATGGTTGCATTAATTTTGGATGAATGTTACTGCCGTATGCTCGCCACGTGCatcaat includes:
- the LOC124686463 gene encoding uncharacterized protein LOC124686463 yields the protein MAASEQQAKEEYADFEARVKRTIYIDHLSPEVTSQVIKAALAQCANVVNTEFIVNYTIPYDIPAAALVELDDESQAKAAVDLMNDFPFIIGGMPRPVKAVYAKPEMFRDRPSRPGLKMQISWVKQGDPEYDGMSKLKGLAKRQEAENMALIKTELEEEKELATQQQETLDANYKKYDMIENIMQNGNIKNLAHHYKVNLADN